The following are encoded in a window of Flavobacterium psychrotrophum genomic DNA:
- a CDS encoding family 43 glycosylhydrolase, which produces MKKIFLLLIIVCSITFGYSQNKTYCNPINIDYGYCPIPNFVTQGKHRATADPVITFFKGEYYLFSTNQWGYWHSKDMSDWKFIPRKFLRPEHKVYDELCAPSVSFINDTLLVVGSTHTKEFPIWMSTKPDGDNWKELVHKFEAGAWDPSIFWDKDTDELYLYYGSSNLYPLYGVKLNRKTFQPEGEVIPLLALNDDEHGWERFGEHNDNTFMQPFTEGAFVTKHNGKYYLQYGAPGTEFSGYADGVYVSDKPLGPFEYQAFNPFSYKPGGFARGAGHGATYQDVNNDYWHVSTVVLATKNNFERRLGIWPAGFDNDGVMYSNTAYGDYPTYLPSGKKEHTGLASFTGWMLLNFNKPVQVSSTLGGFQANYLTDEDIKTYWSAKTANKGEYIISDLGEVSTINAIQLNYADQDADIMGKPATTTGHKYIIYHSNDGKKWTVLVDKSKNDKDVPHDYIELAKPARARYLKLENIKMPTGKFALSGFRIFGRGAGEKPAAVQNFVPLRAAPRIKGERRNVWFKWQQEPNADGYVIYFGKDPQKLYGSIMVYGKNEYYFSGLDRTDAYYFAIEPFNANGIGPRSEVKKAE; this is translated from the coding sequence ATGAAAAAAATATTTCTCTTACTCATAATTGTTTGCAGCATTACTTTTGGCTATAGCCAAAACAAAACCTACTGTAACCCCATTAATATCGACTACGGCTATTGTCCCATTCCTAATTTTGTTACCCAAGGTAAGCACCGTGCCACGGCCGACCCGGTAATTACCTTTTTTAAAGGAGAATATTACCTGTTTAGTACCAACCAGTGGGGCTACTGGCACAGTAAAGACATGAGCGACTGGAAATTTATTCCGCGCAAGTTTCTGAGGCCGGAACATAAGGTATATGATGAACTGTGCGCGCCTTCGGTATCTTTTATAAACGATACGCTTTTGGTTGTAGGCTCTACACACACTAAAGAATTTCCTATCTGGATGAGTACAAAGCCCGATGGCGATAACTGGAAAGAACTGGTGCATAAGTTTGAAGCCGGTGCCTGGGATCCTTCTATCTTTTGGGATAAAGACACCGATGAACTGTACCTGTACTATGGCAGCAGCAACCTGTACCCTTTGTATGGTGTAAAGCTAAACCGCAAAACCTTTCAGCCGGAAGGCGAAGTTATTCCGCTACTTGCGCTTAATGATGACGAGCACGGCTGGGAACGCTTTGGCGAACACAACGACAATACCTTTATGCAGCCCTTTACCGAAGGTGCTTTTGTGACCAAGCATAACGGCAAATATTACCTGCAATATGGTGCACCGGGTACAGAGTTTAGCGGTTATGCCGATGGTGTATACGTTAGCGATAAGCCACTAGGCCCATTTGAGTACCAGGCGTTCAACCCTTTCTCTTATAAGCCCGGAGGTTTTGCAAGAGGGGCGGGGCATGGTGCAACCTACCAGGATGTAAATAACGATTACTGGCACGTGTCTACCGTAGTGCTGGCTACAAAAAATAATTTTGAAAGGCGACTGGGTATTTGGCCCGCAGGCTTTGATAACGATGGTGTTATGTACAGTAATACCGCTTATGGTGATTACCCTACGTATTTGCCGTCAGGAAAAAAAGAGCATACAGGCCTTGCTTCTTTTACCGGATGGATGCTGCTTAACTTTAATAAACCCGTACAGGTTTCGAGCACACTGGGAGGCTTTCAGGCAAATTACCTGACAGATGAAGATATTAAGACTTATTGGAGTGCTAAAACGGCCAATAAGGGTGAATATATTATTAGCGACCTTGGCGAGGTAAGCACCATAAATGCCATACAGCTTAACTATGCCGACCAGGATGCTGATATTATGGGCAAGCCTGCCACTACCACCGGGCATAAGTACATTATTTACCATAGCAATGACGGTAAAAAATGGACGGTACTTGTAGACAAAAGCAAAAACGATAAAGATGTACCGCACGACTATATAGAGCTGGCTAAACCTGCCAGAGCCCGCTACCTGAAACTGGAGAATATAAAAATGCCTACGGGTAAGTTTGCATTGAGTGGTTTCCGTATCTTTGGGCGCGGCGCGGGCGAAAAACCTGCTGCCGTACAAAATTTTGTGCCGCTTAGAGCTGCCCCACGCATTAAGGGAGAACGCCGCAATGTGTGGTTTAAGTGGCAACAGGAACCTAATGCCGATGGTTATGTAATCTATTTTGGTAAGGATCCTCAAAAATTATATGGTTCAATTATGGTATATGGAAAAAATGAGTATTATTTTAGCGGCCTAGACAGGACCGATGCTTATTATTTTGCCATAGAGCCATTCAACGCAAATGGCATAGGCCCGCGTTCTGAAGTAAAAAAAGCCGAGTAG
- a CDS encoding glucoamylase family protein → MLKSIYFLPLLLILSCNSADTKPSTGTSPENPSAQPLTDEQLMDVVEKQTFKYFWDFAEPNSGLGRERYHPDGNYPDNDANIVTTGGSGFGLLSIIAADSRGYITRAQFMERMAKIATFLENADRFHGAWPHWMNGETGKVKPFGTKDNGGDLVETAFLCEGIICVREYLKNGTNEEKALAQRFDTLWKGVDWDWYRNGQDVLYWHWSPDYAWEMNFPLQGYNECLITYVLAAASPTHTITAAPYHEGWARSGGIVSGNTKYGIPLILKHNGAEEFGGPLFWAHYSYAGLDPHQLTDQYANYWDLNVNQVKIDHQYCVENPRGFAGYGNNYWGLTASYSRNADGTTGYDAHMPSNDKGVISPTAAVSSIVYTPTESLAAMRNFYENHSSLLWGPAGFYDAHSQQYNWSTKRYLAIDQGPMAVMLENHRSGLLWQLFMNAPEVKQGLVKLGFHSGKYNF, encoded by the coding sequence ATGCTAAAATCAATATATTTCCTGCCTCTTTTATTAATCCTCTCATGTAATTCTGCCGACACGAAGCCGAGTACAGGTACTTCGCCCGAAAATCCTTCTGCGCAGCCGCTTACAGATGAGCAATTAATGGATGTGGTAGAAAAACAAACATTTAAATACTTCTGGGATTTTGCCGAACCTAATTCGGGGCTGGGGCGTGAGCGCTACCATCCGGATGGCAATTATCCTGATAACGATGCTAATATTGTTACCACTGGCGGTAGCGGCTTCGGGCTTCTGTCTATCATCGCGGCAGATTCAAGGGGTTATATTACCCGTGCGCAGTTTATGGAACGCATGGCTAAAATAGCTACATTTCTTGAAAATGCTGACCGTTTTCACGGCGCATGGCCACACTGGATGAATGGTGAAACCGGAAAAGTTAAGCCTTTTGGTACTAAAGATAATGGTGGCGACCTAGTAGAAACGGCCTTTTTATGCGAAGGCATTATCTGTGTACGCGAATACCTTAAAAACGGTACTAATGAAGAAAAAGCACTTGCCCAAAGGTTTGATACCCTTTGGAAAGGTGTAGACTGGGACTGGTACCGCAATGGTCAAGATGTGTTGTACTGGCATTGGTCTCCTGATTATGCCTGGGAGATGAACTTCCCGCTTCAGGGGTATAATGAGTGCCTTATTACTTATGTGCTGGCAGCAGCTTCGCCTACACATACCATTACCGCGGCACCGTATCATGAAGGATGGGCCAGAAGCGGTGGCATTGTTTCAGGCAATACAAAATATGGTATTCCGCTTATTTTAAAACATAATGGTGCAGAAGAGTTTGGCGGGCCTTTATTCTGGGCGCACTACTCTTACGCAGGTTTAGACCCTCATCAGCTTACAGACCAGTATGCTAACTACTGGGATCTTAATGTGAACCAGGTTAAAATAGATCATCAGTATTGTGTAGAAAATCCGCGTGGCTTTGCTGGCTACGGTAATAATTATTGGGGGCTTACTGCTTCTTACAGCCGTAATGCCGACGGTACTACAGGATATGATGCCCATATGCCAAGCAATGATAAAGGTGTTATCTCGCCTACTGCTGCTGTAAGTTCTATTGTATATACACCTACAGAAAGCCTTGCGGCAATGCGCAATTTTTATGAAAACCACAGCAGCCTGCTTTGGGGGCCTGCCGGTTTTTATGATGCACACAGCCAGCAATACAATTGGAGTACCAAACGTTACCTGGCTATTGACCAGGGACCTATGGCCGTTATGCTGGAAAACCACCGTAGTGGCCTGCTTTGGCAACTGTTTATGAACGCTCCTGAGGTTAAACAAGGGCTTGTAAAATTGGGCTTCCACTCGGGTAAATATAATTTCTAA
- a CDS encoding MFS transporter: MSQSNAQTKWGQFIPLVTVFFFWGFIAASNDILIPVFKTAFNLTQSQSQYVSIAFYVAYTVGSLLYLGISYITKQDIVNRLGYKNSLALGLLISAVGSFLFYPAAETGSFALMLSGLFIVGLGFSLQQTVANPLAIALGPVNTGSQRLTLAGGINNLGTTIGPLIVSFAIFGDATAPATTVDINSVKLPYLILGGAFILVAIFLKFSSLPNRPEIEEEVVVKDSVSTKKSALAYPQLVMGMIAIFVYVGVEVSTASNLPAYLEEGLGFATSAVAPYVSLYWASLMIGRWGGAVEAFTSDVSAQKILKVVAPYLAFGVFLGVNAFMGHDLAPFYVYAAIIIVLIIADFASQGNPATMLGLFAILGIVALVIGMVTEGNISVYAFTSVGLFCSTLWPCIFTLAVTGLGKHTSQGSNFLVMMIMGGGVISYIQGAVAGEIGIHSSYIVGVICFAYLAFYAFTVKGILKKQGFELGRVSGGGH, translated from the coding sequence ATGAGTCAATCTAATGCTCAAACCAAGTGGGGACAGTTTATCCCACTGGTCACTGTTTTCTTTTTCTGGGGGTTCATTGCCGCGAGCAATGACATCCTGATCCCGGTTTTTAAAACCGCGTTTAACCTTACCCAATCGCAAAGCCAGTATGTGTCTATCGCTTTTTATGTAGCATATACAGTTGGTTCTTTACTGTACCTTGGTATTTCTTACATTACCAAACAGGACATTGTTAACCGCCTTGGTTACAAAAACTCCCTTGCACTTGGACTGCTTATTTCGGCTGTAGGTAGTTTTTTGTTTTATCCTGCTGCCGAAACAGGATCTTTTGCACTAATGCTTTCAGGCTTGTTTATTGTGGGCCTTGGCTTTTCGCTGCAACAAACCGTTGCTAACCCGCTTGCTATTGCATTGGGGCCTGTTAATACGGGTTCACAGCGCCTTACCCTTGCAGGTGGTATCAACAACCTTGGTACTACCATTGGGCCGCTTATTGTAAGCTTTGCAATTTTTGGAGATGCTACCGCGCCTGCCACCACGGTAGACATCAACAGTGTAAAATTGCCATACCTTATTTTAGGTGGAGCTTTTATACTGGTTGCCATTTTCCTTAAATTTTCATCGCTTCCAAACCGTCCAGAAATTGAAGAAGAAGTTGTTGTAAAAGACAGCGTATCTACAAAAAAATCGGCATTGGCATATCCGCAGCTTGTAATGGGTATGATCGCCATATTTGTATATGTAGGCGTAGAGGTTTCAACTGCCAGTAACCTGCCAGCATATCTTGAAGAAGGCCTTGGCTTTGCCACAAGTGCCGTAGCGCCTTACGTATCGCTTTATTGGGCGAGCCTTATGATAGGCCGCTGGGGTGGTGCAGTGGAGGCATTTACCAGCGATGTATCAGCACAAAAAATATTAAAAGTGGTTGCTCCTTACCTTGCCTTTGGTGTATTCCTTGGCGTAAATGCCTTTATGGGGCATGACCTTGCACCATTTTATGTATATGCAGCCATTATTATTGTGCTTATAATAGCTGACTTTGCAAGCCAGGGTAATCCTGCAACAATGCTTGGCCTTTTTGCAATACTTGGTATCGTAGCCTTAGTTATAGGTATGGTTACAGAGGGCAACATCAGCGTATACGCCTTTACAAGTGTTGGCTTGTTTTGTAGCACACTTTGGCCTTGTATCTTTACACTTGCGGTTACCGGTCTTGGCAAACACACCAGCCAGGGTAGTAACTTCCTTGTAATGATGATTATGGGTGGTGGTGTTATAAGCTACATACAGGGTGCTGTTGCCGGCGAAATAGGTATCCACAGCAGCTACATCGTAGGTGTTATATGTTTTGCCTACCTTGCTTTTTATGCCTTTACTGTTAAGGGAATCCTTAAAAAACAAGGGTTTGAACTTGGCCGTGTAAGCGGTGGAGGACACTAA
- a CDS encoding prolyl oligopeptidase family serine peptidase produces MAKFHITLLALVFSLTGFAQKDESGLFKTEITVKKQLGYALHVPENAKKEKKPLIVFLHGSGEKGTDIEKVKIHGPFNYLKTHSIDAFVLAPQCPEEEYWDSEVLYKLIQKVAKDNNIDPKRIYLTGLSMGGWGAWNLAFAHPDMFAALVPIAGFVDRVPMIENCKIGEIPIRIFHGLLDDVVDVQYSEVIYKKLQPCAKDIKLTIFDDANHNSWTRVYDDPAIYEWMLKQTKP; encoded by the coding sequence ATGGCAAAATTTCATATTACTTTACTAGCGCTGGTTTTTTCGCTTACTGGTTTCGCCCAGAAAGATGAAAGCGGATTGTTTAAAACAGAAATAACCGTAAAAAAACAGCTGGGTTACGCATTGCATGTGCCTGAGAATGCTAAAAAAGAAAAGAAGCCCCTTATTGTTTTCCTGCACGGATCTGGAGAGAAGGGTACTGATATAGAAAAAGTAAAGATTCACGGGCCATTTAATTATCTTAAAACCCACAGTATAGATGCTTTTGTGCTTGCACCGCAATGCCCTGAAGAAGAGTACTGGGACAGCGAGGTACTTTATAAACTGATACAAAAGGTAGCTAAGGATAACAACATAGACCCTAAGCGCATTTACCTTACAGGCCTTAGTATGGGTGGCTGGGGCGCATGGAATCTGGCTTTTGCACATCCGGATATGTTTGCGGCATTAGTGCCCATTGCAGGCTTTGTAGACCGTGTGCCGATGATTGAAAATTGTAAGATCGGCGAAATTCCTATCCGCATTTTTCACGGCCTGCTCGATGATGTTGTAGACGTGCAGTACTCTGAAGTGATATATAAAAAGTTACAGCCTTGTGCTAAAGATATAAAGCTTACCATTTTTGATGATGCCAACCATAACAGCTGGACAAGGGTATATGATGATCCTGCCATTTATGAATGGATGCTGAAACAAACAAAACCATAA
- a CDS encoding glycoside hydrolase family 97 protein, which produces MKLQLSVLLFFLFAHTFAQTVLSPSKEISVDFKTDASGKPFYTVSYKGKAVIIDSYLGFTFKNLPAFDQNFTITNTQTATVNDSWKPVLGEVAEIKNNYNELRVSLLQQSTNRKMDIVFRVFDEGVGFRYEFPKQDNLNYFIVEKEATQFNLTGNHKAFWIPGDFDSQEYVYNETRLSAVDNDKLNLNNGIALKTVGGRYTIQSPLMLKADNGLYINIFEAAVINYPVMHLDLNVNNFTLQSHLVPNAIGDAAYLQAPCHTPWRTVMVSNDARKIVAQKMILNLNEPSKIDDTSWIKPMKYVGIWWEMHVGKSTWDYSGSQNAQNQQTGESIKVPHGATTENTKRYIDFAKKNGFDGVLVEGWNTGWEDWNGNWKEEVFDFVTPYPDFDIKAINDYAKQQGVKMIMHHETSGSVASYERQLDRALENMVQYGYPAVKTGYVGRIIPRGEYHDGQTMVNHFNYVPKRAADYKLMVNSHESSRPTGVHRTWPNYIAAEAARGNEFNAWSTGNPPAHETILPFTRLLGGPMDYTPGIFEIKMSTYKPGSTEQVHTTLAKQLALYVTLYSPLQMAADLLENYEKHPDAFQFIKDVAVDWQDTKVLEAEPGDYITIARKAKGSENWFLGAITDEHARESKISLSFLTPGKKYKAVIYHDGKNADWKNNPTSYAIDSQTVTSKSNLKLQLAPGGGTAVSFIPIN; this is translated from the coding sequence ATGAAGCTTCAATTATCAGTTCTCTTATTTTTTTTGTTTGCCCATACATTTGCGCAAACCGTACTATCTCCCTCTAAAGAAATCAGCGTTGATTTTAAAACAGATGCTTCAGGCAAACCCTTTTATACTGTAAGCTATAAAGGCAAAGCCGTAATTATAGACAGTTACCTGGGCTTTACGTTTAAAAATCTGCCGGCATTCGACCAAAATTTTACCATTACAAATACACAAACCGCTACTGTAAACGATAGCTGGAAGCCCGTATTGGGCGAAGTAGCAGAGATAAAAAATAACTACAACGAACTTAGGGTGTCACTATTACAACAGTCTACAAACCGAAAGATGGATATTGTGTTCCGTGTGTTTGATGAAGGTGTGGGGTTTAGATATGAATTTCCAAAACAGGACAACCTGAACTATTTTATAGTAGAAAAGGAGGCAACCCAGTTTAACCTAACGGGGAACCATAAAGCCTTCTGGATTCCGGGTGATTTTGACAGCCAGGAATATGTGTATAACGAAACCCGCCTTAGCGCTGTAGACAACGACAAGCTAAACCTTAATAACGGCATTGCCCTTAAAACGGTAGGGGGCAGGTATACCATACAATCGCCGCTGATGCTTAAGGCAGACAACGGTTTGTACATCAACATTTTTGAAGCTGCGGTTATCAACTATCCGGTAATGCACCTGGATTTAAATGTGAACAATTTTACATTGCAGTCGCATCTTGTGCCTAATGCCATAGGCGATGCTGCTTACCTTCAGGCTCCGTGCCATACGCCGTGGCGCACTGTTATGGTAAGCAACGATGCCCGTAAAATAGTGGCGCAAAAAATGATACTAAACCTTAACGAGCCTTCTAAAATAGATGATACCTCATGGATAAAACCTATGAAGTATGTTGGCATCTGGTGGGAAATGCACGTAGGCAAATCTACCTGGGATTATTCTGGTTCGCAAAATGCGCAAAACCAGCAAACGGGCGAATCTATAAAAGTACCACATGGTGCCACTACAGAGAATACCAAACGCTATATCGACTTTGCTAAAAAGAACGGCTTTGACGGGGTACTTGTCGAAGGCTGGAACACCGGTTGGGAAGACTGGAACGGTAACTGGAAAGAAGAAGTTTTTGACTTTGTAACACCTTATCCTGATTTTGATATTAAAGCCATTAACGATTACGCAAAACAACAGGGTGTAAAGATGATCATGCACCACGAAACCTCGGGCTCGGTAGCAAGTTACGAGCGCCAGTTAGACAGGGCACTTGAGAATATGGTACAGTACGGCTATCCTGCCGTGAAGACAGGCTATGTAGGGCGCATCATCCCAAGGGGGGAGTACCACGACGGGCAAACTATGGTAAACCATTTTAACTATGTGCCAAAGCGCGCAGCCGATTATAAGCTCATGGTTAACTCACACGAGTCTAGCCGACCTACAGGCGTGCACCGCACCTGGCCAAATTACATAGCTGCTGAGGCTGCAAGGGGCAACGAGTTCAACGCATGGAGCACCGGAAACCCTCCTGCGCATGAAACCATTCTACCGTTTACACGCTTACTTGGCGGCCCTATGGATTACACGCCGGGTATCTTCGAAATAAAAATGAGCACGTATAAACCGGGATCTACAGAGCAGGTGCATACTACACTTGCTAAGCAACTGGCTTTGTATGTAACACTATATAGTCCGTTACAAATGGCGGCTGACCTTTTAGAAAACTACGAAAAACATCCTGATGCTTTTCAGTTTATAAAAGATGTAGCGGTAGACTGGCAGGATACAAAGGTGCTGGAGGCCGAGCCGGGCGATTATATTACCATAGCCCGCAAAGCTAAAGGCAGCGAAAACTGGTTTCTTGGGGCTATTACGGATGAACATGCCCGCGAGAGCAAAATTTCGTTAAGTTTTCTTACGCCGGGTAAAAAGTATAAGGCAGTTATTTATCACGATGGCAAGAATGCCGACTGGAAAAACAACCCAACTAGCTATGCCATAGATTCGCAAACGGTAACTTCAAAGTCAAATTTAAAACTGCAACTGGCACCGGGAGGTGGCACGGCGGTAAGTTTTATTCCCATCAATTAA
- a CDS encoding glycoside hydrolase family 3 N-terminal domain-containing protein, which produces MNKRTLLLLLACTTVTVYAQKGKKSKVVIKPRTEFVTELMGKMTVDEKIAQLVQFTADGTVTGPKSGSNFINEIKKGNVGSILNATNVQYTRQIQEVNLANSRLKIPLLFGYDVIHGYRTIFPITLGETASWDLNIARIASEVAAAEAAASGVHWTFAPMVDISRDPRWGRVSEGAGEDTYLGSKMAFARVKGFQGNSLKDLNTILACTKHFAAYGAAEAGRDYNTVDMSERLLRETYLPPFKATVDAGVATFMTSFNEIAGVPSTGNKWLVNNILKGEWGFKGFVVTDYTGINEMIPHGYAKDEQHAGELALTAGVDMDMVGAVFLKYTKKNLEEGKVTQAEIDDACRRILEAKYDLGLFEDPYRYNDAKREKETIYKKEFLDAALNAANKSMVLLKNSNNVLPLKKEQKVAFVGPLVSDEYNIIGSWAATGDRNGYAVSVQEGINKFITDKSKVSFNKGVEIKDTKRDNIQAALKAAANADVIVAVMGEFENQTGEAASQVDINLPGIQKEFLAELKKLGKPVVLVLMNGRPLTLGWESENMDAILEAWFPGTMGGDAIAQTLYGVNNPSGKLPMTFPRSVGQVPIYYNHKNTGRPYLGASDPEQKYKSRYTDSDNSPLYEFGYGLSYTTFSYGNLKLSTQKLSPNGKLKVSVDVKNTGNFDGEEVVQLYVKDVVGSVTRPVRELKGFNKTLIKKGETKTIEFELSPDDLRFYNIDMKFVAEPGDFEVFVGGSSNADLKSTFELVK; this is translated from the coding sequence ATGAACAAAAGAACCCTATTGCTGCTTTTAGCCTGTACCACCGTTACGGTATATGCGCAAAAAGGCAAGAAATCTAAAGTTGTTATAAAGCCACGCACAGAGTTTGTTACCGAGCTAATGGGCAAGATGACTGTTGATGAAAAGATAGCGCAATTAGTACAGTTTACTGCCGATGGTACCGTTACAGGGCCTAAAAGCGGAAGCAACTTTATAAATGAGATAAAAAAAGGAAATGTAGGTAGTATTTTAAATGCTACCAATGTGCAATATACCCGCCAGATACAGGAAGTGAACCTGGCAAATTCGCGCCTTAAAATTCCGTTGTTGTTTGGCTATGACGTTATCCACGGGTACCGTACTATTTTCCCAATTACGCTGGGCGAAACTGCATCATGGGATTTAAATATTGCACGCATAGCATCTGAAGTTGCTGCTGCCGAAGCTGCCGCATCTGGTGTACACTGGACCTTTGCCCCAATGGTAGACATTAGCCGCGATCCGCGTTGGGGGCGTGTGTCTGAAGGTGCAGGGGAAGATACCTACTTAGGCTCTAAAATGGCATTTGCCCGTGTAAAAGGTTTCCAGGGTAACAGCCTTAAAGATCTTAATACCATCCTGGCCTGTACCAAGCACTTTGCTGCTTATGGCGCTGCTGAGGCCGGTCGCGATTATAATACGGTAGACATGAGCGAGCGTTTGCTTCGCGAAACATACCTGCCGCCGTTTAAGGCTACTGTAGATGCCGGTGTTGCTACATTCATGACATCGTTTAACGAAATTGCAGGTGTGCCGTCTACAGGTAACAAATGGCTTGTAAACAATATCCTAAAAGGTGAGTGGGGCTTTAAAGGTTTTGTGGTTACTGATTATACCGGTATCAACGAAATGATTCCGCACGGTTATGCTAAAGATGAACAGCACGCAGGCGAACTTGCGCTTACCGCTGGTGTAGATATGGATATGGTAGGAGCCGTATTCCTAAAATATACCAAGAAAAACCTTGAAGAAGGTAAGGTTACTCAGGCTGAAATTGATGATGCCTGCCGCCGTATACTTGAAGCAAAATACGACCTGGGCCTTTTTGAAGACCCATACCGTTATAATGATGCCAAACGCGAAAAAGAAACCATTTACAAAAAGGAGTTTCTTGATGCGGCACTTAATGCTGCTAACAAATCAATGGTATTGCTAAAGAACAGCAACAACGTGCTTCCGCTTAAAAAAGAGCAGAAAGTTGCTTTTGTTGGTCCGCTTGTAAGCGATGAGTACAACATCATAGGTTCATGGGCTGCGACTGGCGACCGTAACGGTTATGCAGTAAGCGTTCAGGAAGGGATCAACAAATTTATTACAGATAAGAGTAAAGTATCGTTTAACAAAGGTGTTGAGATAAAAGATACCAAGCGCGATAACATACAGGCAGCACTTAAAGCAGCTGCAAACGCTGATGTAATTGTGGCCGTTATGGGGGAGTTTGAGAACCAGACGGGCGAGGCTGCCTCTCAGGTAGATATTAACCTGCCGGGCATCCAGAAAGAATTTTTGGCAGAGCTAAAAAAACTGGGTAAACCGGTTGTATTGGTATTGATGAATGGCCGTCCGCTTACATTAGGCTGGGAGAGCGAAAACATGGATGCTATACTTGAAGCCTGGTTTCCGGGAACTATGGGTGGCGATGCCATTGCACAAACACTTTATGGTGTAAACAACCCAAGCGGTAAACTGCCAATGACGTTTCCGCGTAGTGTAGGGCAGGTGCCTATTTATTACAACCACAAAAATACAGGGCGCCCATATCTTGGAGCTTCAGACCCTGAGCAAAAATATAAGTCGCGCTATACAGATAGCGATAACAGTCCGCTATATGAATTTGGTTACGGACTCAGCTATACTACATTCAGCTATGGTAACCTGAAACTGTCTACACAAAAGCTTTCGCCGAATGGCAAACTTAAAGTAAGTGTAGACGTTAAGAACACAGGTAATTTTGACGGTGAAGAAGTAGTGCAGCTATATGTAAAAGACGTTGTAGGATCTGTAACACGCCCGGTGCGTGAGCTTAAAGGCTTCAACAAAACACTGATTAAAAAAGGAGAAACCAAAACTATTGAGTTTGAACTTTCTCCGGACGATCTTAGGTTCTACAATATAGATATGAAGTTTGTAGCAGAGCCGGGAGATTTTGAGGTATTTGTGGGCGGAAGCTCTAATGCCGATTTAAAAAGCACATTTGAATTAGTTAAATAG